A single window of Nicotiana tomentosiformis chromosome 1, ASM39032v3, whole genome shotgun sequence DNA harbors:
- the LOC104103815 gene encoding uncharacterized protein, with translation MDLDLALLNDKPTAITDTSSTDEKSFHKAWERSNRLNLMFMRMTIANNIKSTIPQTESTREYLKFVEERFRPADKSLAGTLMAELTTMKFDESRSMQNHSIEMTNIAGKL, from the coding sequence ATGGATCTTGACTTAGCTTTGCTGAATGATAAGCCCACTGCCATTACTGATACGAGCAGTACGGATGAGAAGTCTTTCCATAAAGCATGGGAACGTTCTAACAGGCTGAACCTTATGTTTATGCGAATGACTATTGCCAACAACATTAAGAGTACTATACCACAAACAGAAAGTACCAGGGAATACCTGAAGTTTGTGGAAGAACGTTTTCGTCCTGCAGATAAGTCTCTCGCTGGTACACTAATGGCTGAACTCACGACCATGAAGTTTGATGAGTCGCGTAGTATGCAAAATCATAGCATCGAGATGACTAACATTGCAGGAAAACTTTAG